The genomic interval CGCGTCATCGGCGATCCGTTCTTCTCGCCGCGCAAGCCGACCTTGATGTTCAACGGCTACGAGGAGGACGTGGCGCACCTCTACAAGGGCATGGACCTCGCCAAGCTCTATTAGGCTTCCGTCCTGGCGGGTTATGCTCGCCCCCGGCATGTCCCGCTTCGCCAAGCCGCCCATCGCGAAAGCGATCGTTTTTGTCCTGTGCCTCGCGCCGCTCGCGTGGCTCGCCCATCGCGGCCTGACGGCGGGCTTCGGCGCGCACCCGCAGGAATACGTCAACCGCTTCCTCGGCGACTGGGCGCTCCGTTTTCTCCTGATCGCGCTTGCCGTGACGCCGCTCCGCCTGATCGGCGGCTGGCCGCAGCTCGCGCGCTTTCGCCGCATGATCGGGCTTTACGCCTTCTTCTACGCGACTCTCCACGTGCTGAGCTACGTGGTCGCCACCCATTTCTTCGACTGGGCGGAAATCCTGAAGGACATCGTCAAGCGCAACTACATCACCGTCGGCATGGTGGTGTTCGCGATCCTGCTGCCGATGGCGGCGACCTCGACCGCCGGCATGGTCAAGCGCCTCGGCCCCAAGCGCTGGCAGGCGCTGCATCGCCTCGTCTATCTCGCCGGCATCGGCGGAGTGTTCCACTTCTTCATGATGGTCAAGGCCGATTGGCGCGAACCCCTGCTCTACGCCCTGATCCTCGCCTTCCTGCTCGGCTACCGGGTCTATCGACGCGCGCGCCGATTTTCCAATCCGGGCAAGTCTTCGTTCGGAACTTAACCCCTCCAAAGGAGGGATATGATCGAAAATATTACATTTTTCATTTCGCCCGAATAAGGGAATAAGGGTAGAATACGCTTAATCAAAACAGAACCATATTTGCGATCAAGTTTAGGGAGCGCGGGATGACTTCCCAGGGCAGCGCTTCATTGGCGCAACGTTTCGTGGCGCTGGCATTTTGCCGCGCCGACGCGTTGTTCGAGTTGGACGATCGACAAAACGTCGTCTTTGCCGCCGGCGCAACGGACCGTCTCCTCGGAAAGGCGCCCGACGCACTCAAAGGCATCCCCTTCAAGGGCTTGTTCACGGATAAAGGCGGCGCCCTGATCGCCGACCTGCTCGCGGGCGCGGGCGCCCAGGGGCGGATCGACGATGTGATGCTGGAAATGCCGCTTGCCAGCGGCGCGATTGCCCAGGTGGCCTTGGCCGGGTACCGGGCCGCCGATTTCGACGGTCATTTTTTTGTCGCTCTGAAAGTGGCGCCCCGTCGAATCATCGACACCTCGCGCGCCCCGATCGCGCGCGACTCCGAAACGGGCCTCATGGCCAAAAACGAATTCGCCGCCGTCGCCGCCGAGCGGATCAAGTCCATGCAGGACGCCGGCCAGAAGACCAAGGTGACCATGGTCAACGTCGCCAACCTAGAAAATTTGCGCGGCGAAATACCCAAGGGCGCGCACGAGAATGTCCTCAAGGCCATCGGCGGCGTCTTGAATCGCTATTCCGTGGGCGGCGACACCGCCACCCGGATCGACGGGGAAAATTTCGGTTTCGTGCACGGCGATAACGTGGACATCCCCGCGGTCAACCAGGAAATGTTGGCCGCCACGTGCCAAGTCCACTCCGCCGCCGCCCAACTCAAATCCAAGACCAGCACCATCGAAATCGATCCGGCGGCGTTGACCGAGGATCAAATCGTCAAGGCTTTGATCTACTCGATGCGAACCTTTTCCAAGAATCCCAGCGCGGTCGAGAACAAGAGCATGAGCAGTTTGCTCGAAAGCCGGGTCACCGAAACCATGAAAATGGTCGAAACTTTCCAGGCCATCTGCCGAACCCGGAATTTCGACCTGGTTTACATGCCGATCTGCCATCTGAAGACGCACCAAGTACACCACTTCGAGGCGCTGACCCGCTTCCGCGAGGGCGGCAAGAAAGGCACCTCGTCACCCTATGAAATGATTACCTTGGCCGAAGAAATGGGCATCGTTGCCGAATTCGACCTAGCGGTTACCCGCAAGGCCATCGACTTCGCGGTGAAGAGCGCCCTCGCCGGCTTGCCGCCGATCGCGGTCAATATTTCCGGCCATTCGATCGGCAACGCGGATTTCAACGCCACGATCCTCTCTCTTCTCGGCAGCGCCACCAACATCGCCGGCAAAATCATGTTCGAGATCACCGAATCGTCCGAGATCAAGGATTTGGAAGGCGTCAACCGCGCGATCCAAGGATTCCGCAAAAAAGGATTCAAGATGGCGCTCGACGATTTCGGCGCGGGCGCGGCCAGCTTCGATTACCTCAACACGCTGGACGTGGACACGGTCAAGTTCGACGGCCCCGTCGTCAAGCGCGCCTATGCCACCGACAAGGGACGGGCGTTCCTCGCCTCGATGGCGACGTTGTGCAACAGCATGGGTATCGAAACCATCGCCGAAATGGTCGAGGACGAACCGCTGGCCAAGTTCCTGGCCGGTTGCGACGTCCATCTGGGCCAGGGCTATTATTTCGGCAAGGCCGACGCCGATCCGGCGTTTTTTTTGTCGCAAAACAGGGCCCGGGTCGTAAACGCCTGATCGGGAGCGTTTCCGGCGCGCTTAGAGTATGATCCGACCAAATAGGATCATACTCTAGATGCCTCAGTGCGCCTCGTCCCAGTTGGCGCCGCGGCCGACATCCACCACCAGCGGCACGCCGTCGAGATGGGCGGCGCTTTCCATGATCTTCTTCGCCACCTCGGCGGTCGCGTCGACCTCGGCCGCCGGCACCTCGAACACCAGCTCGTCGTGGACCTGGAGCAGCATGCGCGCCTTGAGCCTGGCCTTGGCGAGCGTGGCGGGCAGCCGCGTCATGGCGCGCTTGATGATGTCGGCGGCGCCGCCCTGGATCGGCGCGTTGATGGCGGCCCGTTCGGCGAAGCCGCGCAGCGCCTGGTTTTTGTCGTTGATGCCGCGCACGTGGCATTTGCGCCCGAACAGCGTGGTAACGAAGCCCCGGCGGCGGGCCGCGGCCTTGGTGCGCTCCATGTAGTCGCGGATGCCGGGATAGCGCTCGAAGTAGGCGTCGATGTAGCGCGCCGCTTCCTCGCGCGGGATCGAGAGCTGGCGCGCGAGCCCGAAGGCCGAGATGCCGTAGATGATGCCGAAATTGATCGCCTTGGCGCGCCGGCGCACGTTGGCGTCCATGCCCTTCATCGGCACGCCGAACACCTGGGACGCGGTCATGGCGTGGATGTCGTGGCCCTGGCGGAACGCTTCCTTGAGCGCGTCGATGCCGGCGACGTGGGCCAAGAGGCGCAGCTCGATCTGCGAGTAATCCGCCGACACCAGCCGCCAGCCCTTGTCGGCGACGAAGGCGCGGCGGATCTTGCGCCCTTCGTCGGTGCGGATCGGGATGTTCTGCAGATTGGGATCCGACGACGACAGCCGCCCGGTCGAGGCGACGGCCTGCGCATACGACGTGTGCACCCGCCCGGTGTCGGGATTGATTTCGGCGAGCAGCGCGTCGGCGTAGGTGCTCTTGAGCTTGGCGAGCTGGCGCCATTCGAGCACGCGGGCGGGCAGTTCGTGGCCGGCGGCGGCGAGGTCTTCGAGGGTCTCGGCGTCGGTGACGTAGGCGCCGGTCTTGGCTTTCTTGCCCCCGTCGAGCTTCATCTCGTCGAACAGGATTTCGCCCAACTGCTTCGGCGAGCCGACGTTGAATTCGCGGCCCGCCAGGCGGTGAATGTTCCCTTCGAGATGGGCGAGGCGCTTGGCGAAATCGTCGCTCAGGTCCTTCAGGACCCCGGCGTCGACCTTGATTCCTTCCCGTTCCATCGCCGCCAGCACCGGCACCAGCGGGCGTTCGAGCGTTTCGTAGACCGTGACCAAATGTTCGGCCGCAAGGCGCGGCTTCAGAACCCGGTGCAGGCGATAGGTGACGTCCGCGTCCTCGGCGGCGTAGGCGAGCGCCTTGTCGAGCGGCACGCGGTCGAAGGTGATCTGGGATTTGCCGCTGCCGGTCACGTCGGAAAATGTGATCGTCTTGTGGCCGAGATGCAGCTCGGACAATTCATCCATGCCGTGGCCGTGGAGACCGCCTTCGAGCACGTAGGAGAGCAGCATGGTGTCGTCGAACGGCCGGATGGCGATGCCGTGGCGAGCGAGCACCTGCATGTCGTATTTTATGTTTTGCCCGATCTTGAGGACGGTCGCGTCTTCCAGCAGCGGCTTCAGGAGCGCGACGGCGCGCTTCAGGGGAATCTGCATCGGCGCGTCCCCGTGCGCCGACTTGCCGCCGCCGTCGCCGAGATCGAACGCGCCTTGAGCGGCGGCGCCGACGTGGCCGAGCGGGATGTAGCACGCGCGCCCGTCAGGCAATCCGAGCGAGACGCCGACCAATGCCGCGCGGAAGGGATCCAAGGACGTAGTTTCGGTGTCGACCGCAACCCGGCCCGCCTCGGTCGCCGCCGCGATCCAGCGCGCGAGCGCCGCTTCGTCCTGCACCAGCTCGTACAGCTTGGGATCGGGCTTGCCGCCAGGATCGAGGATTGGCGCCTCGGGGATCGGCGCCGGCGCTTCCCGAGTTTCGGCTTTTTCTTTTTCCTTTTTTTCTTTCTTCTTCGGTTCAGGCAAGGCGCCGAGGTCGAGGTTGTGGCGACTGGCGACCCGGGCGGCGATGGAACGGAAGTTCTGCTCGGCCAGGAACGCGAGCAATTTCGGCCAGTCGGGCGGGCGTTTCTTGAGCACCGCCAAACCGCCCTTGACCGGCACGTCGTCCTTGAGGCGCACCAGTTCGCGGCTGACGCGGGCGTCCTCGGCGTGCGCGACCAGGGCCTCGCGCCGTTTCGGCTGGGCGATCTCGCCCGCGCGCGAAAGCAGCGTGTCGAGATCGCCGTATTTTTCGATCAGTTCGGCCGCGGTCTTGACCCCGATGCCCGGCACCCCGGGCACGTTGTCGGTCGAATCGCCGGCGAGAGCCTGCACGTCGATCACCTTTTCCGGGCCGACGCCGAACTTCTCCTTGACCTGCTCCGGCCCGATGGTCCGGTTCTTCATGGCGTCGAGCATGACGACGCCGGGGCCCACCAGCTGCATCAGGTCCTTGTCCGAGGAGACGATGGTGACCTGATGCCCGGCCTCGCGCGCGAGCCGGGCGTAGGTGGCGATCAGGTCGTCCGCCTCGAAGCCCTCGATCCCCAGTTCGGCCACGTTCATGGCGCGCACCGATTCGTGGACGAGGGCGAACTGCGGCACCAGTTCCTCGGGCGGGTCGGGCCGGTGCGCCTTGTAATCGGGGTAGAGGTCGTTGCGGAACGTGCGCCGCGCCCGGTCGAACACCACCGCCACGTATTCGGCGTCGGCGTCCTCGATCAGCTTCAACAGCATGTTGACGAAGCCGTAGACGGCGTTGACCGGCGTTCCGTCCGGGCGCGTCATCGGCGGCAGCGCGTGGAAGGCGCGGAAGATGAACCCCGAACCGTCGATCAGGAAGACATGCGGCGGTCTTGCGCGCGCCGAGCGCACGACATCCGGCTTATGCGCGGCCTTGGGCTTCGCGGCCACCGCCTAGTGCCCCGCGTCGGCGGAGGCGCCTTCGGCCAGCACGAAGCGCCGGCTGCAATAGGGACAGACGATTTCGCCCGAAGAGCCGATGCGCAGGAACACCCGGGGATGGCCGAGAGATCCGTTGCCGTCGCAGGCGACCGCCGGCGTATCGACCGTGATCGTGTCCGCATCGCGCGCCAGGGTGTCGTTCATCGGCCTTGTCCGGAGCGTTTCTCTTTCGGATGATGGCGCCCGATGATAGCGGATCGTCCCCCATATTCAATGATCGCGTTCAACAACCGCATTCAATGACCGAACCGTCCCTGCCCGACTTCGCCATCGAGACCGAGAACCTCTCGAAGACCTACGCCGGCGCCAACGGGCGGGGCGGGCGCGCGGCGCTCGACGCGGTCGGCCTCAAGGTCCCGCGCGGGTCGTTCTTCGGCTTGCTCGGTCCCAACGGGGCGGGCAAATCGACCCTCATCAACATCCTGGCCGGGCTGGTGGTGAAAACTTCCGGCGCGGCGCGGGTCTGGGGCTACGACATCGAGGCCGAGATGCGAAGCGCGCGCGCCTCGATCGGCGTGGTGCCGCAGGAGCTGAACATCGATCCGTTCTTCACGCCGCGCGAGCTGCTGGAACTGCAGGCCGGGCTCTACGGCGTGCCGAAACCTAAGCGCCGCACCGACGCCATCCTGGAGGCGGTCGGCCTCGCCGACAAGGCCAACGCCTACGCCCGCGCGCTGTCGGGCGGGATGCGAAGGCGCCTGCTGGTGGCCAAGGCGATGGTGCACGCGCCGCCGGTGCTGGTGCTGGACGAGCCGACCGCCGGCGTCGACGTGGAACTCCGCCGCCAGCTATGGGATTACGTGCGCGGGCTCAACGCGCGCGGCACCACCATCCTGCTCACCACCCATTACCTCGAGGAAGCCGAGGCGCTCTGCGATTCCATCGCCATCATCAACCGCGGCCGGCTGATCGCGTGCGAGGCGAAGGAGACGCTGCTCCGCCGCCTCGATTCCAAGGAGATGACCGTCATCCTCGCCGCGCCGGTGGGCCGCGTCCTGCCCGAGCCGCTCAAGCCGTTCCACGTCGAGAACCCGGCGCCCGACCGGCTGGTGTTCCATTACCCGCCGAGCCGGGTCGACGGCGGCGCGATCCTGGCGGCGGTGCGCGAGGCGGGCCTGGCCATCCGCGACGTGTCGACGCGCGAAGCGGACCTCGAGGACATTTTCCTCACCCTGACTCGTTCGGGAGAAGAGAAGCGATGACCCCCCCTCACCCAGCTTCGGATAAGGCGCGGGCTGACGCCCGCGCCAACCCTTCGCAACCCTCTCCCCCCGCGAGTGGCGGGGGGAGAGGGAAGGGTGAGGGGGGTAATCCCATTCGACCGCGCCATGTTCTAGGCGCGTTGCTTCTGCTCCTCGCCGGTTGCGCGCCGATCGTCGAGCTTCCGGGTCCGGCCGCGTATCCGCCGCGCTTGCACGATTATTTCTTCCACGCCGCCGACGGCGCCGCGCTGCCGTTCCGCGTCTGGATGCCGGACGACGCGCGGCCGAAGGCGGTGGTCGTCGCGCTGCACGGGTTCAACGATTATTCCAACTTCTTCGACGCGCCGGGCGAGGCCCTGCGCGCGCGCGGCATCGCCAGTTACGCCTACGACCAGCGCGGCTTCGGCGCGACCGCGAAGCCGGGCCTGTGGCCCGGGACGCGGGCGATGAAGGACGACTTGCGCGCGTTCGCCCGCTTGGTGCAGGCGCGCCACCCGGAGGCGCCGCTTTATCTTCTGGGCGAGAGCATGGGCGGCGCGGTGATCCTGGCGGCGGGCGCGGAAGCGCCGTTGCCGGGGGAAGGCGCGATCCTGTCGGCGCCCGCGGTGTGGGGCCGCGCCACCATGCCGTGGTACCAGCGCGCCGCCCTCTGGCTCGGCGCGCATCTCGCCCCGGCGATGAACATTTCGGGGCGGAGCCTGCGCATCACGCCTTCCGACAACATCGAGATGCTGCGGGCGCTGGGGCGCGATCCGCTGGTACGCAAGGAAACGCGCATCGACGCGGTGCACGGCCTGGTCGGCCTGATGGACGAGGCCCTCGACGGCGCGGCGCGGTTCGAGGCGCGCGCGCTCATTCTCTACGGGCGGAAGGACGAGATCATCCCCAAGGCGCCGACCCGGCGGATGATCGAGCGGTTGCCCGCCACCAAGGAGCGGCAAAAGACCGCGTTCTACGCCGCGGGCTATCACATGCTGCTCCGCGACCTCGCGGCCGACGTTCCGCTCGCCGACATCGCCGCGTGGATCGAGGACGGACACGCACCGCTGCCCTCGGGCGCCGACCGGATCGCCGTCGACGTCGCCCTCGACGACGAACCGGGCGGATAACCGCCGGCGAAAGCAAGGTAACGCCGGGGGAACGCGGGGCAAAACCGGCCTAAGGCGTTGATATTTCTCGAAACAGCCCGTTTCGTGTAGGCATTTGTAGGCATCCGGCCGCGGGCCCGGACGCGCGCGGGCCGTTGCCCGGCCCGAGGCGCCGTCTTTTTTCCATCCTTATTCACCATGTCCAAGAACGCGAAACCGGGCTCGCGTTCCATATAACCTATAATAGGAATTTTGTCAAGTGCCGCTTTCGGGGCGCGTCGGCTAACGTCGCGGCCATTACGCCCGCAAAGCGCGCCGCACCCGTAGCTCAGTTGGATAGAGCGCTGCCCTCCGAAGGCAGAGGTCGTGAGTTCGAGTCTCGCCGGGTGCGCCAGCTTCCCTTTCCGCCGGCCGCAAAGCGCCGAAAACGCCGTTGTTCCCGCCCGCGGCGTATTTTATTTTTGCGAGCTTTCGCGCCGCGCGGGCGGACGGC from Rhodospirillales bacterium carries:
- a CDS encoding zinc-finger domain-containing protein — its product is MNDTLARDADTITVDTPAVACDGNGSLGHPRVFLRIGSSGEIVCPYCSRRFVLAEGASADAGH
- a CDS encoding EAL domain-containing protein encodes the protein MTSQGSASLAQRFVALAFCRADALFELDDRQNVVFAAGATDRLLGKAPDALKGIPFKGLFTDKGGALIADLLAGAGAQGRIDDVMLEMPLASGAIAQVALAGYRAADFDGHFFVALKVAPRRIIDTSRAPIARDSETGLMAKNEFAAVAAERIKSMQDAGQKTKVTMVNVANLENLRGEIPKGAHENVLKAIGGVLNRYSVGGDTATRIDGENFGFVHGDNVDIPAVNQEMLAATCQVHSAAAQLKSKTSTIEIDPAALTEDQIVKALIYSMRTFSKNPSAVENKSMSSLLESRVTETMKMVETFQAICRTRNFDLVYMPICHLKTHQVHHFEALTRFREGGKKGTSSPYEMITLAEEMGIVAEFDLAVTRKAIDFAVKSALAGLPPIAVNISGHSIGNADFNATILSLLGSATNIAGKIMFEITESSEIKDLEGVNRAIQGFRKKGFKMALDDFGAGAASFDYLNTLDVDTVKFDGPVVKRAYATDKGRAFLASMATLCNSMGIETIAEMVEDEPLAKFLAGCDVHLGQGYYFGKADADPAFFLSQNRARVVNA
- a CDS encoding mononuclear molybdenum enzyme YedY, with protein sequence RVIGDPFFSPRKPTLMFNGYEEDVAHLYKGMDLAKLY
- a CDS encoding sulfoxide reductase heme-binding subunit YedZ, with the protein product MLAPGMSRFAKPPIAKAIVFVLCLAPLAWLAHRGLTAGFGAHPQEYVNRFLGDWALRFLLIALAVTPLRLIGGWPQLARFRRMIGLYAFFYATLHVLSYVVATHFFDWAEILKDIVKRNYITVGMVVFAILLPMAATSTAGMVKRLGPKRWQALHRLVYLAGIGGVFHFFMMVKADWREPLLYALILAFLLGYRVYRRARRFSNPGKSSFGT
- a CDS encoding alpha/beta hydrolase codes for the protein MTPPHPASDKARADARANPSQPSPPASGGGRGKGEGGNPIRPRHVLGALLLLLAGCAPIVELPGPAAYPPRLHDYFFHAADGAALPFRVWMPDDARPKAVVVALHGFNDYSNFFDAPGEALRARGIASYAYDQRGFGATAKPGLWPGTRAMKDDLRAFARLVQARHPEAPLYLLGESMGGAVILAAGAEAPLPGEGAILSAPAVWGRATMPWYQRAALWLGAHLAPAMNISGRSLRITPSDNIEMLRALGRDPLVRKETRIDAVHGLVGLMDEALDGAARFEARALILYGRKDEIIPKAPTRRMIERLPATKERQKTAFYAAGYHMLLRDLAADVPLADIAAWIEDGHAPLPSGADRIAVDVALDDEPGG
- a CDS encoding ABC transporter ATP-binding protein, whose amino-acid sequence is MTEPSLPDFAIETENLSKTYAGANGRGGRAALDAVGLKVPRGSFFGLLGPNGAGKSTLINILAGLVVKTSGAARVWGYDIEAEMRSARASIGVVPQELNIDPFFTPRELLELQAGLYGVPKPKRRTDAILEAVGLADKANAYARALSGGMRRRLLVAKAMVHAPPVLVLDEPTAGVDVELRRQLWDYVRGLNARGTTILLTTHYLEEAEALCDSIAIINRGRLIACEAKETLLRRLDSKEMTVILAAPVGRVLPEPLKPFHVENPAPDRLVFHYPPSRVDGGAILAAVREAGLAIRDVSTREADLEDIFLTLTRSGEEKR
- the polA gene encoding DNA polymerase I; the protein is MRSARARPPHVFLIDGSGFIFRAFHALPPMTRPDGTPVNAVYGFVNMLLKLIEDADAEYVAVVFDRARRTFRNDLYPDYKAHRPDPPEELVPQFALVHESVRAMNVAELGIEGFEADDLIATYARLAREAGHQVTIVSSDKDLMQLVGPGVVMLDAMKNRTIGPEQVKEKFGVGPEKVIDVQALAGDSTDNVPGVPGIGVKTAAELIEKYGDLDTLLSRAGEIAQPKRREALVAHAEDARVSRELVRLKDDVPVKGGLAVLKKRPPDWPKLLAFLAEQNFRSIAARVASRHNLDLGALPEPKKKEKKEKEKAETREAPAPIPEAPILDPGGKPDPKLYELVQDEAALARWIAAATEAGRVAVDTETTSLDPFRAALVGVSLGLPDGRACYIPLGHVGAAAQGAFDLGDGGGKSAHGDAPMQIPLKRAVALLKPLLEDATVLKIGQNIKYDMQVLARHGIAIRPFDDTMLLSYVLEGGLHGHGMDELSELHLGHKTITFSDVTGSGKSQITFDRVPLDKALAYAAEDADVTYRLHRVLKPRLAAEHLVTVYETLERPLVPVLAAMEREGIKVDAGVLKDLSDDFAKRLAHLEGNIHRLAGREFNVGSPKQLGEILFDEMKLDGGKKAKTGAYVTDAETLEDLAAAGHELPARVLEWRQLAKLKSTYADALLAEINPDTGRVHTSYAQAVASTGRLSSSDPNLQNIPIRTDEGRKIRRAFVADKGWRLVSADYSQIELRLLAHVAGIDALKEAFRQGHDIHAMTASQVFGVPMKGMDANVRRRAKAINFGIIYGISAFGLARQLSIPREEAARYIDAYFERYPGIRDYMERTKAAARRRGFVTTLFGRKCHVRGINDKNQALRGFAERAAINAPIQGGAADIIKRAMTRLPATLAKARLKARMLLQVHDELVFEVPAAEVDATAEVAKKIMESAAHLDGVPLVVDVGRGANWDEAH